ACATTTACTCCGAGAGAGTCCTCGTTAAAGCGGCATTTCAAACAAGATCCAGGGAAGATCCGGTACAATACACATATGTCACCTCAATCAGTCTATACAACCCGCAAAGTGTTGAATCCCTCAGGCAATATCCGAGACATGTATGAGAGAAAATGTGAGAATCACTTGAATATAAATCGAATGGAGCCTATTATCGACAAAACTTTAATTTTTAGCTTGTAGATGCTGGGACCCACGTGAAGCCATTTGTCAGCCGGTCAAAAATGGACATCCCCGACATCCATCCAGAGGCCAGCGATTACCACATCTTGCGTCGTCCTGCTTGCGCATTCATTAATTTCAAGGGCGTCACCAATCTCTGTTCTTGCCTTTTGCACTGAGCTTGTCCCCACCTCCACTGCGGGTCATTGCGTCATTGCAATCGTGGGGTACACCCTTCCATCTACAATTGCCACCAGGCCTGTGTAGATCTTCAAGTGTAGTGGGTGCGCTGATCTTTCCTTGTTCTAAGGCGCTATCTCAGATCTTAGCGCCTGGTTAAACGGATTGGATCGCCATGGATGGTCCGGGATACTAACATGCCGACATAGCCACTGTGTGCACCCTCGATTTAGCCAGTCACCATGTTCAATTAACGAGCTCTGTACTCTAAAAGATGGACATCAAATGTCGTGGTTTAGACCAGTCACACGTAATCACGACACTAGGCATGCGAAAAGACCCGCGGAGCAACTGTTATACTCACTTGAATCGCACCTGTCCAAATATCTGAAATCATGAGTGCCGAACGTGTTCAACCACCCAAAAGACGATGTGTTAGCACAGCCTGTGTCGCCTGCCGCAAAAGGAAGTCAAAGGTTGGACTCTCATATTCTGATGTCGAGACGTTACATTACTAACATCATCTGCATGTAGTGTGATGGGAACCAGCCCAGCTGTGCAGCTTGCTCCTCAGTATATCATACATGTTGTATGGGTTCGCTTTACAAAGAGAAATATCGACATTGCTAACTCCTCATAGGTGTATATGATCCAAACTCGGATCACCGCCGCAAAGGTGTTTACAAGAAAGATCTCAACACATTGCGGACCCGAGACACCACCCTACAGACATTGATACAGGCAATATTAAACTACAAGGAAGCGGATGCTTTCGAATTAGTACGTCAGATTCGCTCTTGTGATGATCTCGAAGATGTAGCTGCTTCGGTGATCGCCCAAGAGAAAGGGCTCATGACTACGGACCAAGCAGCAAAGCAGTCAACCAGCAATGAGAATATAgctgagatagatcaattCGAATCCGAGCTGGCCGGCAAGATGAGTGAACTCATGCTTGACGGTTCTCGCAAATTTATTGGAGGTACCTCAAACCTCATCTTCTTGCCGCCAGGCTCCGAGCTGCAGGAGTCTACTTCGATCCAAAAGAACGTCGCGTTCGATGCCGATAATCAAACACATACTGTGAGCCGGTGGACCGAAGTCACAGACGATGATAACCTGATCAGTCATCTGATGACCATGTACTTTACATGGCACTATCCGTTCTTCACTATCCTTTCTAAGGATATGTTCTATCGGGATTACATCCGCGGTGCTTCCAGTTCATACTGCTCTGCATTACTCGTCAATGCTATCCTAGCTCTGGGCTGCCATTTCAGTTTGTGGCAAGGTGCTTTTGATGATCCCCAAAATCTTGCAACAGCGGGAAATCatttcttcaaagaggcgAAGCGACTCGTAATGAAAAATGACGAGCATGAGAATGCAAAGCTTTGCACTGTCCAGGCATTTGCACTTATGTCTGTCCGAGAGGCGGGATGTGGCCGCGAAGGGAAAGGCTGGGTCTACAGCGGTCTCAGTTTCCGCATGGCCTTTGATCTAGGGTTAAATCTTGATTCGGCAAATCTTGGGGCGCACAGCCTCAGCGACGAAGAGATTGATGCTCGACGGATCACCTTTTGGGGTTGCTATCTCATTGACAAGTCAGTCTCCACTGCCTTGATTATCTTTAATGCCTCTCTAACTCTCTACAGATGCTGGTCAAATTACCTCGGTCGTCAACCCCAGTTGACCTCGACCAACGCTATTGTGCCCAAGTTTGATGTGTTGCCACAAGAGGAAATAGAGTTATGGTCGCCTTACACTGATTCTGGAGTTGGTCACGAGCACACGCAACCATCACGGACCAGGGCTGTCGCactccaaatatccaaactGTGTGAGATCAGCAGCGATGTACTTGTGTTCTTCTACCATCCAACTGAACTCGAACACTCCCAGTCCAAACAGTCGGAACTGAGGAAATTGAGCGATGTTCACACCCGACTTGAAGCGTGGAAAAATAAACTGCCCAGGGAACTGGTAGCAAAAGAAGGACAGCTACCCCAAGTGCTGGTCATGCAGTAAGTTGACACCTACGCACAAGGTTTTGCCTCAGCTAACTCTTGCCTCAGTATGCTATATCAGCTTCAGATAATTCATTTATATCGACCATTCCTAAAGTATACCAAGGCTAATACTCCACTTCCTTCCCATGTCTCACCTCGCAAGATATGTACGCAGGCTGCTGCGACTGTTTCCAAGATGCTGCGCATATACAAACGCGGATATGGACTGAAACAGATCTGCAACATCGCCGTCTATATTGCCCACACTGCGTGCACTGTCCATCTTCTCAACCTCCCCGACAAAAATGCCCAAAGAGACGTGATACACGGTCTCAAGAATCTCGAAGAAATGGCAGAGGGCTGGCTCTGTGCGCGACGTACCCTCCGCATCCTCGATATCTCCGCAAACAAATGGCAAGTAGAGTTACCACCCGAAGCAATCTCCATCTTTGAACGAACACATAACAAATGGGGATCTTGGGGCTCTTGGGACCAAGCAACCTCTCCCTCAACATCCGACGACTCTCCCATCGCAACCAAGTTACAACCCTCTACAACCTCAAGTCAATTTTCACCGTCTGGGCTCCCATTCCCACAATCTCACACCGAACCTATCGCCATGGTTGATGCACCGATGGGCCCTCAAAATGGACGCCTCGCTGCCGCCCCATTATCGTACCCAACTATGCAAGGAATACATCCACCTCACACCCAACGGCCTGAGTTTGCGCCTCCCGAACCAACCTATCTCCGGCCCCAAATGGCCTACCAATTCACTCCCCTTGCAGGATCCGTTCCAGCTCCCTCCTCTCCTCATCCCAACACGTGGTTTGATGGCTCTGGGACTCAATTCTCACCTCAAAACGCAACGCCGACATCGGTTGCGTCACCCGTGTCTGGGTATGACGGCACCGAAAACTTGGTCGAAGAGAGTCAGGACTGGTGGTCGAGAAATGCTAATGCGTATGGCATTGGCATGGATGGTTGGGGTGGTACTTGGAATACTCAAACCCAGCCTTCTCTCATTCAGTACCAGGAAAGCAACCTCATTTCGGTTGCTCAGCCTTCTAGTTCTGGCGATGAGCATCCTCAAGCCCCCGGGGGGATTTCGACAGTTGGATCGCCCTTGGATCCCGATGACATGAGTGGGTATGGGGGTAGATGGAAATAGTGCTTGGGCTTTGGGGTTTTTGACTTGCGGGAACATGTCCCATTTGATGTTTGATACCACTTTGCGTGGGGGGTTTGTCTTGTGTCAGCGTTTATGGATACGCCATCTACTATTTGTTTTTGTTTCAAATCTCAAGATCAATTTACAGAAGGACATGTAAAAGTGCAAGTATCAAAGATTTGTCATAGATGATCATCAGTTCTCAAAAACCAACACCAAGGCGCAAAATGCTACTTCCAAGAGAACCAAATTAAAAGAGGGGGGAAACGGTGCATGAGATGGTATCACTGGCATGTAGGTTAATAAATTGATATCAGTCAAGACAACAGAggggggggaaaaaagagCTTACCAAGAAATAATCAGCGACAGGCTTCTTCGCAGGCATGCCCCTTGTATCCTGCGCTGCAGCCTCAAAGACACGATATCTCCTTCCAGGACTGACAACTCTATTATCTATAACGAAACCGTTGCTCCGACCATATTCACCGTTACTACGAGCGACAGTGCCACCACCACTAGCGTCTTCACCCAGCTCAAGGATAGCGGCAACGTTACCGCAGCGGTAGCAGTAATTTGGAGCAGACCAGACAGTGACAATGCCGCCATCAAACATCTCTTTGTACCCCTCCATAACAAGCTGGTGGGCTCGCGCGACAAGAGACAAGCCGTTGAGATGGTTGAACTGTTTGACAATATCGCCACCGAAGAGGAAACCAGCTCCACGTGGACTCAACCCCCAGCCTTCGATCTCATCCGGATCTGACCAGAGCAAATCGCACATGGCGCCTTCGTGTGGCACCTCTTGCTTGCGGTCAATTAGCCGAATTTTATCGACCGAGTCAATGAGCGGTGACAATCCACCGTGCACACAGAGTACCGCACCAGTCCGGCTAGTCGCGGCGCTGCCGTTGCCATCTCCGCTCGCGCCTGTCCCAGGTGCACCCGATCGTGAGGGTGTGGCAGCCTGGCCTGGGGTGGCGGAAATGTCTCGTGGCGGTGAGATGTTTCTGGTATCTGTGGATGCATCGGAAGACGAACGTTGTCGTGCGCGGTACGTACTCATCATAACCTCGCCTCTGGAGTTTAAGACTTCTGTTTCCAGCTCGCTGTCATCGATTGGCATGCTTGATAGTGCTGTGTTGGAGGTGGGTTCTAGCTCTGAGCTCGCGCCGAGCACGATCGCGCCCAGGGCCAGATAGTCGAATACTTCGCAGCAATACCGCCATACGTTGGCGCTGCCATATTTGCGAATGCATTCGTCGTAAAAACCATATACTGTTGTGATTTGGCGTGACTCGTGGTTGCCGCGGATCAGCGTGATGCGATCGGGGTATCGAACTTTCAGAcaaaggaggagaaggaaggATTCAAGAGAGTAGAAACCACGATCGACGAAATCACCCATGAAAAGGTAGTTGGTATCGGGAACATCGCCACCGACGCGGAATAGTTCCATCAGATCGTGGAATTGACCGTGGATATCGCCGCAGATGGTCACGGGAGCGTCAACGGACACGACATTGCCTTCCTCGATCAGGAGCTCACGCGCCTTGTAGCACAGTTCGCGCACTTGGCTTTCGGGGATCAGGCGGCAGGCCCGCAGCTGCTCGATCGCCCTATTACACAAAACATTAGTTTGATGGTGAACGAGGGGGGTCTAGAGATTTGAGGGGTTGTTGCCATACCGGTCTAGGTCACTCATGTTGTTGAAAGAGGAAGGGGAGAGGAAAGGGGGGACTGTATTGAAGTCGAGAAATCCCCAAAGAGAAATCAGATGGCTCAGTTCTCCGAAAAATACACTCTCATCTTCGCGAAGCTATGATGCGCGACGCAGAGACTTGAGAGAAAGCGGAACATCCAATCACGCGGGAGCCAGATAAGATTAGATGCACCCAAAGTCTTTGCTGTCCACTCTCCGCACGCTGCCCTTTGAGACGCCCTTCACATTCGCTATCGGAGGTTCAGAAGCTTGTCAGCTTGGACAATTCTTACTTAACATTCAATTAACCTCCTTTTGTGTGCTCTTTCTTTGATTCCTGTCCGACTACACCAGCCAACCTAGTCTGAGCCCTCCGATGGCCTGAAAAATTCCAGAAACAGTCGGCCACGCCCACCTCGTGTCAATTGAACAACAATTATTGTTCTCTCTCACTTCATACAATAAAATGCCGCCACATTTACATCCTCGGTCGCGGTCAACTACCGGCCTGTTTGCTGGTACCCTCCTCGCATCTCTCCTGGTTGTTGGCATGCCGCACGTCTTCCCCTGCCCGGCCCCACGACGCACCTTTGCCGATTCGGATATGACTATGGCAGTCGACGGACAGCAAGTACCTCGCTTCCGACGCAGACGACGCAAGGACCTCGAAGTAGGCCCAGAGGGCAGTCAGCCGGGTCAACCCGCACCAGCTCTTGTGGACGAGGAGGTCTCGACATTCCTTCAAATGGAGGCGGAAGCGGAGAAACTCTCACACATCAATCGAGAATGCCCCGTCCCCAAACCCAAGGGTGTTTTAGGGGAATTGTTGGGCTTCCGCGATGTTCACGCGAATGCCCAGCAGGAGCAAACCGCCCTGTCTGAAGGAGACCAATGATGCGTGCACACTGACACTCTCCTTCGACTTTTTGCATTTGATTTTCTCCGCTTGTTTAATGATACCATGGATTTTGACAAAAGGGGCCGAGTGGACCGGTGGATGTTGAGAAGAAAGGCCATGCTCGAGGTTCCGATGCAGGCTAGACTTACAACATTAGTATTCGTTATATACCCTGAGAGGTATAAAACAAATACAAATCATATAAAGACTAGAACTAGTCCAAATGTATATACAATTGCCTTGGCCAAAATGTGTTATCTCCAACTTGAGTAAAATTGTAAAGCCTACGTGGTGGGCGGAGCCAGCTCCGGCCACCTCGACTGTTCCTCCCGTCAACCATCGAGCGCATCTCGCCATGGCATTGACAGCCAAGAGCTTCGTGTACGACGTGCTCACTAATCAGAGACATACAAGATGGATTGCACCTCTACTCATTCTAGGCGACGCCCTACTCTGCGCCCTCGTCATATGGAAGATCGCCTGTAAGATCGCGTCTAGGTGTCGCGTACTGAACCAGACCCAGCTAACCAAGCAATAACCGCAGACACCGAGATTGACTGGTCGACGTACATGCAGCAAGTCTCTCTATTTATCTCCGGCGAACGTGATTACCCCCTGATCAAAGGCTCAA
Above is a genomic segment from Penicillium digitatum chromosome 3, complete sequence containing:
- a CDS encoding Putative Alpha-1,3-mannosyltransferase; this encodes MPPHLHPRSRSTTGLFAGTLLASLLVVGMPHVFPCPAPRRTFADSDMTMAVDGQQVPRFRRRRRKDLEVGPEGSQPGQPAPALVDEEVSTFLQMEAEAEKLSHINRECPVPKPKGVLGELLGFRDVHANAQQEQTALSEGDQ
- a CDS encoding C6 transcription factor (NirA), putative, whose protein sequence is MSAERVQPPKRRCVSTACVACRKRKSKCDGNQPSCAACSSVYHTCCVYDPNSDHRRKGVYKKDLNTLRTRDTTLQTLIQAILNYKEADAFELVRQIRSCDDLEDVAASVIAQEKGLMTTDQAAKQSTSNENIAEIDQFESELAGKMSELMLDGSRKFIGGTSNLIFLPPGSELQESTSIQKNVAFDADNQTHTVSRWTEVTDDDNLISHLMTMYFTWHYPFFTILSKDMFYRDYIRGASSSYCSALLVNAILALGCHFSLWQGAFDDPQNLATAGNHFFKEAKRLVMKNDEHENAKLCTVQAFALMSVREAGCGREGKGWVYSGLSFRMAFDLGLNLDSANLGAHSLSDEEIDARRITFWGCYLIDKCWSNYLGRQPQLTSTNAIVPKFDVLPQEEIELWSPYTDSGVGHEHTQPSRTRAVALQISKLCEISSDVLVFFYHPTELEHSQSKQSELRKLSDVHTRLEAWKNKLPRELVAKEGQLPQVLVMHMLYQLQIIHLYRPFLKYTKANTPLPSHVSPRKICTQAAATVSKMLRIYKRGYGLKQICNIAVYIAHTACTVHLLNLPDKNAQRDVIHGLKNLEEMAEGWLCARRTLRILDISANKWQVELPPEAISIFERTHNKWGSWGSWDQATSPSTSDDSPIATKLQPSTTSSQFSPSGLPFPQSHTEPIAMVDAPMGPQNGRLAAAPLSYPTMQGIHPPHTQRPEFAPPEPTYLRPQMAYQFTPLAGSVPAPSSPHPNTWFDGSGTQFSPQNATPTSVASPVSGYDGTENLVEESQDWWSRNANAYGIGMDGWGGTWNTQTQPSLIQYQESNLISVAQPSSSGDEHPQAPGGISTVGSPLDPDDMSGYGGRWK
- a CDS encoding Serine/threonine-protein phosphatase, with the translated sequence MSDLDRAIEQLRACRLIPESQVRELCYKARELLIEEGNVVSVDAPVTICGDIHGQFHDLMELFRVGGDVPDTNYLFMGDFVDRGFYSLESFLLLLCLKVRYPDRITLIRGNHESRQITTVYGFYDECIRKYGSANVWRYCCEVFDYLALGAIVLGASSELEPTSNTALSSMPIDDSELETEVLNSRGEVMMSTYRARQRSSSDASTDTRNISPPRDISATPGQAATPSRSGAPGTGASGDGNGSAATSRTGAVLCVHGGLSPLIDSVDKIRLIDRKQEVPHEGAMCDLLWSDPDEIEGWGLSPRGAGFLFGGDIVKQFNHLNGLSLVARAHQLVMEGYKEMFDGGIVTVWSAPNYCYRCGNVAAILELGEDASGGGTVARSNGEYGRSNGFVIDNRVVSPGRRYRVFEAAAQDTRGMPAKKPVADYFL